In the Fibrobacter sp. UWB4 genome, AGGAGTTGAATGCTTCGGTCGTGTCTTCTTTGACTGGAGTTGTCTTGGTGTTGCTTTGTTGGGTTGGCTCGTTCTCGATTATTTTCATTCCTGCAAAATCTGCGATGTTCTGTGCGTTTAGCGGACTGATGGTGGTGATGAAGAACAGTACGCAGAAAGCGATGGCGATGTATCTCGATTTGCGCTGGATTTTATCTTTCAGCAGGATGGCAATGATGATATAGAAGTAGATGTTAATGACGATGACCCAGATGATTTCTGGCGAGAGACTTTCTTGGATGAATATGTGCATGACGTCGATGGACATCAGGACGACGAGCGGGATGCATGCGGCGGGGAAGATTTTCAGGAGCTTCTTTTCGGTGGTCTGCTCGGTCGAGAGTCGCATCGGGTGCATGGCGGTGATGAGCGCGAGCAAGTAAATGATAAATCCCGAGACGAATGCAGATGCGGTCCCTTCGTCGGGCATATCCCACAAGATGATAAACTTGATAATATAGGCGTAAAAGAGGAGGATGCCAATGGCGAGCACCGGAATGAAAAGGAACCGGATGGTGCTTGATGCGAACTTGTTCAGGGTGGGCGCATCTTCAATGCATTCGTCAATGGACGGGATGCCGGAAAAGTAAAGTATTGGGGCGACAACGCTTGCGCAGAAATAGAAAATGTAAAGGTAGAGCATTTCGCCGGGGTCGGAGTCGAACAGATCCGCAAAGCCAAAGAAGAAACCTTCAATGGCGCCAAGCAAAATGGCCGAGACGAGAATGGCGATTATCGCAGATTTGATGTTCTTATGCAAAAAGTTCCAGAAGCCGTTTTCGTTGGGCTGTTTCCAGAATGGTCCGAGAAAAACTGCAAGGATGGCAATTAAGTAAATGAGGGTGACGGTGCATCCAAAGTAAAAAGGATCGTCGTCGATTGGCAAGCCGAGAACGAGTGCGATGGAAATCAAGAACCATGCGCCGCTTGCGATAGCTTGCGGTCGAATGCTTGTACTTTTTCGGGATTCCTGGATGAGCGATGTCGCGAGGGCAATGAGCAATGCTGCGATGGGATAGATGGCAAGCCATATAAAGGGCTTGGTGTGATCCCCGCTGAATGCTGTAATGAATTCGCTTTCGGCGACAAGCGCGATGAATGTGAAAAAGGCGAATAATGATGCAAGCGGAAACCGCTTGAACGCACTCGAAATTTGGTTCGGGTATTTTTTGATTGCTGTTAAAACCATAATTTACTCTAGGAAAAGGAAACCGTGGATGTTGAAATAGCTCTCTTTTTTGTCGTCTTTTATGATATTGACGTCTAATTTTTCGACTCCGATTTTAGCCCCTTCGGTTTCTAGGAACCGCACGTTTTTTTGCTCCAAAACTTCTTTTGTTATAAAAAACTTGAATGTCTTGTCGAGCTTTTGGGGTTTGATTTGGAAAAAGAGCGTGTCGTTGCGGAATTCGTAATCCTCTTGACGGAAAGTCTTGTAAAAGTAAGAAACTTTGGATACGTTTTGAGGAATGTCGAAAAAGTTGTCTTTGGACTCTCGAATATATGCTTTGAGGACTGAGGCTTGCTTTTTTTTGTGATGTGTAGAATTGTCAATATGTAATATTACAATGCCGTGATCTACGTATTGGGCAAGTTCCTTGTCTCCTCTTATATTGAGTGCTTTTATTCGTGAGAGGATTGTTTCCGTTTGGGAGGTGTTCTTGGCTTCTAATCGGTTGATAAATTCTCTGGAGTCCTCGTCG is a window encoding:
- a CDS encoding DUF4153 domain-containing protein, with protein sequence MVLTAIKKYPNQISSAFKRFPLASLFAFFTFIALVAESEFITAFSGDHTKPFIWLAIYPIAALLIALATSLIQESRKSTSIRPQAIASGAWFLISIALVLGLPIDDDPFYFGCTVTLIYLIAILAVFLGPFWKQPNENGFWNFLHKNIKSAIIAILVSAILLGAIEGFFFGFADLFDSDPGEMLYLYIFYFCASVVAPILYFSGIPSIDECIEDAPTLNKFASSTIRFLFIPVLAIGILLFYAYIIKFIILWDMPDEGTASAFVSGFIIYLLALITAMHPMRLSTEQTTEKKLLKIFPAACIPLVVLMSIDVMHIFIQESLSPEIIWVIVINIYFYIIIAILLKDKIQRKSRYIAIAFCVLFFITTISPLNAQNIADFAGMKIIENEPTQQSNTKTTPVKEDTTEAFNSFEADISNSDIISFIIPEGAKEVAILDHYFDKSEFEYRGDTITFRITLSEDDESVADSSVADSAKTKSKVYSFYTTKQELNDSLESIASDHAAIGIKELHTSQWSEKGRSLRIKGLLFTE